A single Methanobrevibacter woesei DNA region contains:
- a CDS encoding carbohydrate kinase family protein — protein sequence MKILNNDIDVDVIGFGALNVDKLHTVGSIAGKDEESFIKSQTDTPGGSAANTIIGLSRLGKKTSIIGKIGEDSDGDLIELNLAMNEVYTNNLIYSDNGNTGKVMGFVDDEGDRALYVDPGVNDEIKMGEINLMNINTCKIMHYTSFVGDSFKTQIELLEKLNDDIKLSFDPGMLYVEKGLNELAPILERTDILLINETELRLLYEDYYKAIDNVEEVSLKEIAVHVLDDGIETVVVKQGSKGVYAVNNDGEECFVEAFKSDVVDTTGAGDSFNSGFLFGMLNDYSLEKACIIGNWVASKSIQDYGMNAFPSLNQLEEFMDE from the coding sequence ATGAAAATCTTAAATAATGATATTGATGTGGATGTTATAGGTTTTGGAGCCTTAAATGTTGATAAACTTCATACTGTTGGCAGTATTGCAGGTAAAGATGAAGAATCATTTATAAAAAGCCAGACTGATACTCCTGGAGGTTCTGCAGCTAACACTATTATTGGACTTTCACGTTTAGGTAAAAAAACATCTATTATTGGAAAAATAGGTGAAGATAGTGATGGTGATTTAATAGAACTTAATTTAGCTATGAATGAGGTTTATACAAATAATCTAATTTATTCTGATAATGGAAATACTGGTAAAGTAATGGGTTTTGTTGATGATGAAGGGGACAGAGCGCTTTATGTAGATCCTGGAGTTAACGATGAGATAAAGATGGGTGAGATAAATCTTATGAATATTAACACCTGTAAAATAATGCATTACACATCTTTTGTAGGTGATTCATTTAAAACCCAAATTGAATTACTTGAAAAATTAAATGATGATATTAAATTAAGTTTTGATCCAGGAATGTTATATGTTGAAAAGGGATTAAATGAATTAGCTCCTATTTTGGAACGTACTGACATTCTTTTAATTAATGAAACTGAACTTAGATTGTTATATGAAGATTATTATAAAGCTATAGATAATGTAGAGGAGGTTTCTCTTAAAGAAATTGCTGTACATGTTTTAGATGATGGTATTGAAACTGTAGTAGTTAAACAAGGCTCCAAAGGAGTTTATGCAGTTAATAATGATGGTGAAGAATGCTTTGTAGAAGCTTTTAAATCTGATGTTGTTGATACAACAGGTGCTGGAGATAGTTTTAATAGTGGATTTTTATTTGGAATGTTAAATGACTATTCTCTTGAAAAAGCTTGTATCATTGGTAATTGGGTAGCTAGTAAATCTATTCAAGACTATGGAATGAATGCGTTTCCTTCATTAAATCAATTAGAGGAGTTTATGGATGAATAA
- a CDS encoding DUF788 domain-containing protein — MGMQKAISIILLILSTIAIVYCLIFNVETWIVYLVAIIGIPLWVLSFGLLTMAKPRKEDEEERVKEPFTGY; from the coding sequence ATGGGTATGCAAAAAGCGATTTCAATTATATTATTAATATTATCAACTATAGCTATAGTTTACTGTTTAATATTTAATGTAGAAACTTGGATTGTTTATTTGGTAGCTATTATTGGTATTCCTTTATGGGTTTTATCTTTTGGATTACTTACAATGGCTAAACCAAGAAAAGAAGATGAAGAAGAAAGGGTGAAAGAACCATTCACTGGATATTAG
- a CDS encoding respiratory chain complex I subunit 1 family protein: MNLMADILINVIIAFLAGSLLLGLHRKVMARVQLRPGPPIIQHLLHSLKFFFKESTFPKNASMPFYVSIVVILAVVWVIGVIAGPVTHDSLLILFGVYAVYKIVEHNAGSSSGSPYGKLSCVRAVLSAATELPLFAAIALVYLVTGTMNIGEIIAYQGANGPLVFTIPLAALMFFVLILSKSPYSPFGITKDKTLISGFETEHYGFLRGFIMFSESISWYIMVWLFLTIFFGPLSIIELIIGMILMSVVTGFINAVTPMLNPNHSIMTQITIAVVCIVGTIIMVLI, translated from the coding sequence ATGAATTTGATGGCGGATATTTTAATTAATGTAATCATAGCATTTCTTGCTGGAAGTCTTTTATTAGGATTACATAGGAAAGTAATGGCTCGTGTTCAACTTAGGCCAGGTCCTCCTATTATTCAACATTTATTGCATTCTTTAAAGTTCTTTTTTAAAGAAAGCACATTTCCAAAAAATGCATCAATGCCATTTTATGTATCTATTGTAGTTATTTTGGCTGTTGTTTGGGTTATTGGTGTAATCGCAGGACCTGTTACTCATGATTCTTTATTAATACTCTTTGGAGTATATGCTGTTTACAAAATTGTTGAACATAATGCTGGATCCAGTTCTGGTTCTCCTTATGGAAAGTTAAGTTGTGTAAGAGCAGTTTTATCAGCAGCTACTGAGCTTCCATTATTTGCAGCTATTGCTTTAGTTTATTTAGTAACTGGAACAATGAATATTGGTGAAATAATTGCTTATCAAGGAGCTAATGGACCTTTAGTATTTACCATTCCTCTTGCAGCTTTAATGTTCTTTGTATTGATTTTAAGTAAATCTCCTTACTCTCCTTTTGGAATCACTAAGGATAAAACCTTAATTTCAGGATTTGAAACTGAACATTATGGATTTTTAAGAGGCTTCATAATGTTTTCAGAATCTATTTCATGGTACATTATGGTTTGGTTATTCTTAACAATATTCTTTGGACCATTGTCAATAATCGAACTAATTATTGGAATGATTTTAATGTCAGTTGTTACTGGTTTTATTAATGCAGTAACTCCTATGTTAAATCCAAATCATTCGATAATGACACAAATTACAATTGCAGTTGTATGTATTGTGGGAACAATTATAATGGTATTAATATAG
- a CDS encoding CBS domain-containing protein codes for MKAKELMDKEFIYVSKNDSVVEVSKTMEKIRRFTCPVVDDNKRLIGWVTSFDITRGLREGNEKIHEIMSSYEEITTINENESARLAVIETADNKFVTLPVLNDDNQVIGMIRACDIVKLLSALYDIKVVKLYEAMNEQLKGITWDELMEASAVVSRRATGKKITPEQYEDNIRKSTFGSAIWATGGLEKFFTGLIAVGELVIARKVGRARKK; via the coding sequence ATGAAAGCTAAGGAGTTAATGGATAAAGAGTTTATTTATGTTAGTAAAAATGACTCTGTTGTAGAAGTATCAAAAACAATGGAAAAAATTCGTCGTTTCACCTGTCCTGTTGTGGATGATAATAAACGATTAATTGGTTGGGTTACTTCATTTGACATTACTCGTGGTTTAAGGGAAGGTAATGAAAAAATTCATGAAATCATGAGTTCCTATGAGGAAATTACAACAATCAATGAAAATGAATCAGCTAGACTTGCAGTTATTGAAACAGCAGATAATAAATTTGTAACTTTGCCTGTTTTAAATGATGATAATCAAGTTATTGGTATGATTCGTGCTTGTGATATCGTAAAATTGTTATCTGCACTTTATGATATTAAAGTTGTTAAATTATATGAAGCAATGAATGAGCAATTAAAAGGTATTACCTGGGATGAGTTAATGGAAGCTTCTGCTGTTGTTTCAAGAAGAGCAACTGGTAAAAAAATCACCCCTGAGCAATATGAAGATAATATTAGAAAATCCACATTTGGTAGTGCAATTTGGGCTACTGGAGGACTTGAAAAATTTTTCACAGGTTTAATAGCTGTTGGTGAATTAGTTATCGCTCGTAAAGTTGGTAGAGCAAGAAAAAAATAA
- a CDS encoding formylmethanofuran--tetrahydromethanopterin N-formyltransferase translates to MSYEKVEDTFFEAFEGKYVRALITGPNEKIVRRAAFDSTSTPSAVIGRVEGGVEGFLSGDETPDGRPGAVVQYWLGGDDVKKFAFELSYRLRQDILVKPFTRIFDYSDKESDEYIEMMDIVGHCGDGYEWIVEEYGRKMINVPIAVPDFQIEEKFKLNDGIMGGNFWYLCSTPEAVLEAGEKALEAIENVEGAIAPFDICSAASKPETNYPEIGPTTNHVYCPSLKDKLGDESKVAEGVNYIPEIVFNAVDEDSMNAAMKAAIDATLDVEGVIGISAGNYDGKLGDKKVNLLDIL, encoded by the coding sequence ATGAGTTATGAAAAAGTTGAAGATACATTTTTTGAAGCTTTTGAAGGAAAATATGTAAGAGCTTTAATTACAGGTCCAAATGAAAAAATTGTTAGAAGAGCAGCATTTGATTCAACTTCAACTCCAAGTGCAGTTATTGGAAGAGTTGAAGGTGGAGTAGAAGGATTTTTATCTGGTGATGAAACACCTGATGGAAGACCTGGTGCTGTTGTACAATATTGGCTTGGTGGAGATGATGTTAAAAAATTTGCATTTGAATTATCTTACCGTTTAAGACAAGATATTCTTGTTAAACCATTTACCCGTATTTTTGATTATTCTGATAAAGAATCTGATGAATATATCGAGATGATGGATATTGTTGGTCATTGTGGAGATGGCTATGAATGGATAGTTGAAGAATATGGAAGAAAAATGATTAATGTTCCAATAGCTGTTCCAGATTTCCAAATTGAAGAAAAATTTAAATTAAATGATGGTATAATGGGTGGAAATTTCTGGTATTTATGTTCCACTCCTGAAGCAGTATTGGAGGCTGGTGAAAAAGCACTTGAAGCTATTGAAAATGTTGAAGGGGCTATTGCACCATTTGATATTTGTTCTGCAGCTTCTAAACCTGAAACTAATTATCCTGAAATTGGACCAACTACAAATCATGTTTACTGTCCTTCACTTAAAGACAAATTAGGTGATGAGTCTAAAGTAGCTGAAGGAGTTAATTATATTCCTGAAATTGTATTTAATGCAGTAGATGAAGATTCAATGAATGCTGCAATGAAAGCAGCTATTGATGCAACATTAGATGTTGAGGGTGTTATTGGAATTTCTGCAGGAAACTATGATGGAAAATTAGGAGATAAAAAAGTTAATTTACTAGATATTTTATAG
- a CDS encoding energy-converting hydrogenase subunit EhaL family protein — protein MIEYLIYILTFVIGSILGLLWSYKKHGEPYVIKGLDIAITVIALIGWILIFNFTWSVILLAIGFFLVGFVLNERPGYGRLETVIGIVVSAVIYLIWHLILMV, from the coding sequence ATGATTGAATATTTAATTTACATACTTACATTTGTTATAGGATCAATATTGGGGTTATTATGGAGTTATAAAAAACATGGCGAACCTTATGTTATTAAAGGTTTGGACATAGCCATAACTGTAATTGCTCTTATTGGTTGGATTTTAATATTTAACTTTACTTGGTCTGTTATTTTACTAGCTATTGGATTCTTCCTAGTTGGTTTTGTACTTAATGAAAGACCAGGTTATGGTAGATTAGAAACTGTTATTGGTATTGTTGTTTCAGCTGTGATTTACTTAATTTGGCATTTAATTTTAATGGTGTGA
- a CDS encoding NAD-dependent epimerase/dehydratase family protein produces the protein MSKEYTEYEGKTVLVTGGAGCVGSNLTKKFADLGAEKVIILDNLSSAYEWNIADRGNIEFIQGDILDDAALKRVFKEQPDYVYHLAAHFANQNSVDNPEKDLMVNGIGILKVLQYAQLTGVERFVYSSSGCGVYGLDSKMPFEEHDISISLHTPYQVTKLLGELYTNYFHNLYELPIVNARFFNVFGPGEVPGKYRNVIPNFFYWSKNGQALPITGDGSETRDWTFVEDIVSGLVAMGIEEEAIGEAINLGSGKDHRVIDMANKVNELTGNEAGINYVARRNWDAKTKLLSSIDKAKDILGYSPKVSFEDGLVRTHEWFVENWDNIQESAEF, from the coding sequence ATGAGTAAAGAATACACTGAATATGAAGGTAAAACTGTATTGGTAACAGGTGGAGCTGGCTGTGTTGGAAGTAATTTAACCAAAAAATTTGCAGATTTAGGTGCAGAAAAAGTAATTATCTTAGATAACTTATCATCTGCTTATGAATGGAATATTGCTGATAGGGGCAATATTGAATTTATTCAAGGAGATATTCTTGATGATGCTGCACTTAAAAGAGTATTTAAAGAACAACCTGACTATGTATATCACTTGGCTGCACACTTTGCAAATCAAAATAGTGTAGATAACCCTGAAAAAGATTTAATGGTAAATGGTATTGGTATTTTAAAAGTTCTTCAATATGCACAATTAACTGGTGTTGAAAGATTTGTATATTCCTCTTCTGGTTGTGGTGTTTATGGGCTTGACTCTAAAATGCCATTTGAAGAACATGATATTTCCATTTCACTTCACACTCCTTATCAAGTTACTAAACTTTTAGGTGAATTATATACTAATTATTTCCATAATTTATATGAGTTGCCAATTGTAAATGCAAGATTCTTCAATGTATTTGGTCCTGGTGAAGTTCCAGGTAAATACAGAAATGTAATTCCTAATTTTTTCTACTGGTCTAAAAATGGTCAGGCATTACCAATTACTGGTGATGGATCTGAAACAAGAGATTGGACCTTTGTTGAAGATATTGTTAGTGGATTAGTAGCTATGGGAATCGAAGAAGAAGCTATTGGTGAAGCTATTAACTTAGGGTCTGGTAAAGACCACAGAGTAATTGATATGGCTAATAAAGTTAATGAATTAACTGGAAATGAAGCAGGAATCAATTATGTAGCTCGTAGAAATTGGGATGCAAAAACTAAACTTTTATCTTCAATTGATAAAGCTAAAGACATTTTAGGTTACTCTCCAAAAGTTTCTTTTGAAGATGGGCTTGTTAGAACTCATGAATGGTTTGTTGAAAACTGGGACAACATCCAAGAATCTGCTGAGTTCTAA
- a CDS encoding DUF1959 family protein has translation MNEDERFILMKTRILKSFRWQEDIIIPLSKEFGISTEEMEEIFMNDLDMSSLEGLHGTFKVAELEALAMKFYADLRLCWFSKTLELVSADEADNICKSLAYDVINGKSYDESLIEGRKEILNIIKNYEY, from the coding sequence ATGAATGAGGATGAACGTTTCATTTTAATGAAAACAAGAATATTAAAAAGCTTTAGATGGCAAGAAGATATTATTATTCCTCTTTCTAAAGAATTTGGTATTTCAACTGAAGAGATGGAAGAGATATTTATGAACGATTTAGATATGTCTTCTTTAGAAGGGTTACATGGAACTTTCAAAGTTGCTGAACTTGAAGCCTTAGCTATGAAATTTTATGCTGATTTAAGATTGTGCTGGTTTTCTAAGACATTAGAACTTGTTTCAGCAGATGAAGCTGATAATATCTGTAAATCCTTAGCTTATGATGTTATTAATGGTAAATCTTATGATGAATCTTTAATTGAAGGTAGAAAAGAGATATTAAATATTATTAAAAATTATGAATATTAA
- a CDS encoding 4Fe-4S binding protein, which yields MSSLIWYIYDFARKAWVDGFANARSKHEIMEKPERFRDFPKINPEFCIACGACTASCPSPNAIKLVRDEDNEQEEGMTYPVIFEGACIRCGFCAEVCPTDPKTIECGQNHLLKPEFNIIPSKRQFIVDDYLCIRCKKCMKKCPVEAISVVDDKIHVDQLKCIHCGDCLDACPVNGAMKGVFVDNLQDQKEIILLTVTFLEKYIESKKEDLRSLQKDSLLQYEIPLAEIWDKAYEIIPDEEVVMEIITNAVNRLKIRVIDWNSDECKKCQLCVDECPTGAITFDVENDTIVRSDEKCLRCSICYQTCPFSVIKYFLAKFAMEKDDDGNDIIYITVKTSNLTSEILME from the coding sequence ATGTCTTCATTAATATGGTATATCTACGACTTTGCTAGGAAGGCATGGGTTGATGGTTTCGCTAATGCAAGAAGTAAGCATGAAATCATGGAAAAACCTGAACGTTTCAGAGATTTTCCAAAGATTAATCCTGAGTTTTGTATTGCTTGTGGAGCTTGTACTGCATCATGCCCATCACCAAATGCTATTAAATTAGTAAGGGATGAAGATAATGAGCAAGAAGAGGGTATGACTTATCCTGTTATCTTTGAAGGGGCCTGTATTCGTTGTGGTTTTTGTGCAGAAGTTTGTCCTACTGATCCTAAAACAATTGAGTGTGGTCAGAATCACTTATTAAAACCTGAATTCAATATAATTCCTTCGAAAAGACAGTTTATTGTAGATGATTATCTTTGTATTAGATGTAAGAAGTGTATGAAGAAATGTCCTGTTGAAGCAATATCTGTTGTAGATGATAAAATTCATGTTGATCAGCTTAAATGTATTCACTGTGGAGATTGTTTAGATGCTTGTCCTGTTAATGGGGCTATGAAAGGAGTATTTGTGGATAATTTACAGGACCAAAAAGAGATAATTCTATTAACTGTAACATTTCTTGAAAAATATATTGAAAGTAAAAAAGAAGACTTAAGATCTCTTCAAAAAGACAGTTTACTTCAATATGAAATTCCACTAGCTGAAATATGGGATAAAGCTTATGAAATAATTCCGGATGAAGAAGTAGTAATGGAAATTATTACTAATGCTGTTAATAGGCTTAAAATTAGAGTTATTGACTGGAACAGTGATGAATGTAAGAAATGTCAACTTTGTGTAGATGAATGTCCAACTGGAGCTATTACTTTTGATGTAGAAAATGATACAATTGTACGTAGTGATGAAAAATGTCTACGTTGCAGTATCTGTTATCAAACATGTCCATTTTCAGTTATTAAGTATTTCTTAGCTAAATTTGCAATGGAAAAAGATGATGATGGAAATGATATTATTTACATCACAGTAAAGACTTCTAATTTAACAAGTGAGATTTTAATGGAGTGA
- a CDS encoding NADH-quinone oxidoreductase subunit B family protein, translated as MLNTIKDAVRKSSIHVCIVNCGGCNGCDVEIVALLSPRYDLEQYGIYVHNNPREADVLLLTGAVTEQWVTNLKRVYDKAPEPKIVVAVGNCPQSGDVFNQEGGTVHAPASDYIPVDVAISGCPPRPSEILEAILSVGPDAIAKRGREEE; from the coding sequence ATGTTAAATACTATTAAAGATGCTGTTAGAAAAAGCTCAATTCATGTTTGTATTGTTAATTGTGGCGGTTGTAATGGTTGTGACGTTGAAATAGTTGCATTATTGTCTCCTAGATATGATTTAGAGCAATATGGTATTTATGTACATAATAATCCTCGTGAAGCTGATGTACTTTTATTAACTGGAGCAGTTACTGAGCAATGGGTTACTAACCTTAAAAGAGTTTATGATAAAGCTCCAGAACCAAAAATTGTTGTAGCAGTTGGAAATTGCCCTCAATCTGGAGATGTTTTTAATCAAGAAGGAGGAACAGTCCATGCACCTGCTTCTGATTATATACCTGTTGATGTTGCAATTTCAGGTTGTCCTCCAAGGCCAAGTGAAATTTTAGAAGCAATTTTGTCTGTTGGACCTGATGCTATTGCTAAACGTGGGAGGGAAGAAGAATGA
- a CDS encoding 4Fe-4S binding protein, with amino-acid sequence MNVSFNKQMESLEREVLFKSVDLDDDIDDFKFEIDDFQSEEEIIAIAPKCIRCNLCVETCPVDAIEPANNFKIAKITDKCVKCEICVQSCPISAIKLISNSVIFKKGDDSDKGVVEYSLVNISRPHRVIRMDDISIDYSKCNPDIDYGQYCPTGALTLEFKEFLEENEDINVTLEEDTLYPYINKKLCIGCGACINLCMDDEITLERTIGPIIHIKDLTVDQETCVACFLCEDNCPVEAIKLIDNEVVLDDNKCIRCISCTNHCPVGALKFVNRNNGDD; translated from the coding sequence ATGAATGTATCTTTTAATAAGCAGATGGAGTCATTGGAACGTGAAGTTCTTTTTAAATCTGTGGATTTAGATGATGATATTGATGATTTTAAATTCGAGATTGATGATTTTCAATCTGAAGAAGAAATAATTGCTATTGCACCAAAATGTATTAGATGCAATCTATGTGTTGAAACATGCCCAGTTGATGCTATTGAACCAGCTAATAATTTTAAAATAGCTAAAATTACAGATAAATGTGTTAAATGTGAAATTTGTGTTCAATCTTGTCCTATTTCAGCTATTAAATTAATTAGTAATTCTGTTATCTTTAAAAAGGGTGATGATTCGGATAAAGGCGTTGTAGAATATAGTCTTGTTAATATTAGTCGCCCACATAGGGTTATTAGGATGGATGATATTTCCATTGATTATTCAAAATGTAATCCTGATATTGATTATGGTCAATATTGCCCAACAGGCGCACTTACACTTGAATTTAAAGAATTTTTAGAAGAAAATGAAGATATAAATGTCACTTTAGAGGAAGACACTTTATATCCCTATATTAATAAAAAGCTTTGTATTGGCTGTGGAGCTTGTATAAATCTTTGTATGGATGATGAAATAACTCTTGAGAGGACTATTGGTCCGATTATTCATATTAAAGACCTTACAGTTGATCAAGAAACATGTGTTGCTTGTTTCTTATGTGAAGATAACTGTCCAGTTGAAGCTATTAAACTTATTGACAATGAAGTTGTATTAGATGATAATAAATGTATTAGATGTATCTCCTGTACAAATCATTGTCCTGTAGGAGCATTAAAATTTGTTAATAGAAATAATGGGGATGATTAA
- a CDS encoding 4Fe-4S binding protein, which yields MIDAYSKTPRPLREVDIEYSIDQSKCEQCEDKPCLNACEIDAIFIDPEDGITKIKSTCFGCVLCRNACPYDAIKIERTFAPPIKENVPNINIKLCKACGACVQACKTGAIHIKSNKKGEAHSEIDPDKCIRCGYCFRVCPTDAIKYGELLPRTVKGGRAIVVNQKDCIGCMTCTRVCPSIGAINVGRNNKLPYINPAYCARCEECMHSCPSTAIKYSSRKKAFASYSKIKSEDIVSSIVDKDMKKLSLNLISLNKALKAIAQSLSLEFDDAPYNEFMRVKINELMEKELGLTLDSSITVKRFNKLFDNYLFDRNIEVIDKRCIACGECKMVCPTKAIDLNAPNPIKINSNCVYCGLCVEKCQFDAIRVYGDYFYSEEGDLYYARSYISGPREGDYSLSHDKCQACGICTKNCPTGALTLDDKISWDEDKCLLCRECEFICPVDAIRIKIR from the coding sequence ATGATTGATGCTTATTCTAAAACTCCAAGACCTTTAAGAGAGGTTGATATTGAGTATTCAATTGATCAAAGTAAATGTGAACAATGTGAGGATAAACCTTGTTTAAATGCTTGTGAAATTGATGCTATTTTCATTGACCCAGAGGATGGCATTACTAAAATTAAAAGCACTTGTTTTGGATGTGTATTATGTCGTAATGCTTGTCCTTATGATGCTATTAAAATTGAAAGGACTTTTGCACCTCCTATAAAAGAAAATGTTCCAAATATTAATATTAAATTATGTAAAGCATGTGGAGCATGTGTTCAAGCTTGTAAAACTGGTGCTATTCATATTAAATCTAATAAAAAAGGTGAAGCACATAGTGAAATTGATCCAGATAAATGTATTCGCTGTGGGTACTGCTTTAGAGTTTGTCCAACAGATGCAATTAAATATGGTGAACTCCTTCCAAGAACAGTTAAAGGTGGAAGAGCTATTGTTGTTAACCAAAAGGATTGTATTGGATGTATGACTTGTACTAGGGTCTGTCCATCCATTGGTGCTATTAATGTTGGTAGAAATAATAAATTACCTTATATTAATCCTGCTTATTGTGCAAGGTGTGAAGAATGTATGCATTCCTGTCCATCAACTGCTATTAAATATTCTTCACGTAAAAAAGCGTTTGCATCATATAGTAAAATTAAATCAGAAGATATTGTATCTTCAATTGTTGATAAAGATATGAAAAAATTATCTTTAAATCTTATTAGTCTTAATAAAGCACTTAAAGCTATTGCACAATCTTTATCATTAGAATTTGATGATGCACCATATAATGAGTTTATGAGGGTTAAAATCAATGAATTAATGGAAAAAGAGCTTGGTTTGACTTTAGATTCAAGTATTACTGTTAAAAGATTTAACAAATTGTTTGACAACTATTTATTTGATAGGAATATTGAAGTAATTGATAAAAGATGTATAGCTTGTGGTGAATGTAAAATGGTTTGTCCAACAAAAGCTATTGATTTAAATGCTCCAAATCCTATTAAAATCAATTCAAATTGTGTCTATTGTGGATTATGTGTAGAGAAATGTCAATTTGATGCAATTAGAGTTTATGGTGACTACTTCTATAGTGAAGAAGGGGATTTATATTATGCAAGATCCTACATTAGTGGACCTAGAGAAGGGGATTATTCTTTATCTCATGATAAATGTCAAGCATGTGGAATCTGTACTAAGAACTGTCCTACTGGTGCATTAACCTTAGATGATAAGATTTCTTGGGATGAAGATAAATGTCTTTTATGTAGGGAATGTGAATTTATTTGTCCTGTTGATGCAATTAGAATTAAAATTAGGTGA
- a CDS encoding hydrogenase large subunit, translating into MILPLGPIHPGFKEPIRLKVQTEGEKVVNAEIEYGYVHRGIEKIMEGKTWQKGIFLAERICGICSYEHTQTFAETIETISDVQAPLRAQFLRVITNELDRIQSHLLANSTYFKTLDHETLFMHVLDMREYIMDSIELLTGNRVNMGWNVVGGVKMDADDRHFEPILENLKIVEDKFDRTRELFAEGPAVGLRSKNVGVMTKKEAIRGRAVGPIGRGSGIKKDYRQDHYTYKDHFDFKTVWRKEGDNYARTLNRFDEIPESISLIRQAIENMPKGKIRTPVDIKTGYAEFQNEAPRGEVNYMMETNGNLIKHISIRTPSIPNIDSCAKYMLKNVATVADAVSTYASSDPCIACAERVAITDENGKCDIKDFYEVV; encoded by the coding sequence ATGATATTGCCATTAGGACCAATTCACCCAGGATTTAAGGAACCTATAAGGCTTAAAGTTCAAACTGAGGGTGAAAAAGTAGTTAATGCTGAAATTGAATATGGTTATGTTCATAGAGGAATTGAAAAGATAATGGAAGGTAAAACCTGGCAGAAAGGTATCTTTTTGGCTGAAAGAATCTGTGGGATTTGTTCCTATGAGCATACACAAACATTTGCAGAAACTATTGAAACAATATCAGATGTTCAAGCACCATTAAGAGCACAGTTTTTAAGGGTAATTACTAATGAATTAGATAGGATTCAATCTCATTTGCTTGCAAATTCAACTTATTTCAAAACACTTGATCATGAAACCTTATTTATGCATGTTCTTGATATGAGGGAATATATCATGGATTCTATTGAATTATTAACTGGTAATAGGGTTAATATGGGTTGGAATGTTGTTGGTGGAGTAAAAATGGATGCTGATGATCGTCATTTTGAACCAATCCTTGAAAATCTTAAGATAGTTGAAGATAAATTTGATAGAACAAGAGAATTATTTGCTGAAGGGCCAGCTGTTGGTTTACGTTCAAAAAATGTTGGTGTAATGACTAAAAAAGAAGCTATTAGAGGAAGAGCTGTAGGTCCAATTGGAAGGGGATCTGGAATTAAAAAAGATTATAGACAAGACCATTACACTTACAAAGACCACTTTGACTTTAAAACAGTTTGGAGAAAAGAAGGAGATAATTATGCAAGAACTTTAAACCGTTTTGATGAAATTCCAGAATCTATTAGTTTAATTAGGCAAGCTATTGAGAATATGCCTAAAGGAAAAATACGTACTCCTGTTGATATTAAAACTGGATATGCAGAGTTCCAAAATGAAGCTCCAAGGGGAGAAGTGAATTACATGATGGAAACTAATGGTAATTTAATTAAACATATTTCAATTAGAACTCCAAGTATCCCGAATATTGATTCTTGTGCGAAATACATGCTTAAAAATGTAGCTACTGTTGCAGATGCAGTTTCAACTTATGCTTCTAGTGATCCATGTATTGCATGTGCTGAAAGAGTAGCTATTACTGATGAAAATGGTAAATGTGATATTAAAGACTTTTATGAGGTAGTTTAA